From Vanacampus margaritifer isolate UIUO_Vmar chromosome 8, RoL_Vmar_1.0, whole genome shotgun sequence, a single genomic window includes:
- the tmcc1b gene encoding transmembrane and coiled-coil domains protein 1b isoform X2, whose product MMKRGTSLQSRRGKAGVAGDAPQKGSPQIHRRSTHEALLQAGRPRSSSTTDTPSSPALADMLITSGYHSTEEPDKPDRYDGSAPAASPNAVSCGADGYDAVDSTPDPQRTKQAIAQLQQKILKLTEQIKIEQTARDDNVAEYLKLANNADKLQSVRIKQVFEKKNQKSSQTIQHLQKKLENYHRKLREVEHNGIPRQPKDVLRDMHQGLKDVGAKVTGGLSSISHATHSAAGAVVSKPREFAFLIRNKFGSADNIAALKDSLDETPGDDGVGPGGMRTLAAGHLQSSPKYDSEDDCSSATSGSAGANSMTGGPGGPPSSRGNTLDPSQASGFDAIIHEIQELRDNQGRLEESFDNLKSHYQRDYTMIMEALQEERFRCERLEEQLNDLTELHQNEILNLKQELASMEEKIAYQSNERARDIQEALEACQTRISKMELQLQQQQQQVVQLEGLENATARTLLGKLINVLLAVMAVLLVFVSTVANCVVPLMKTRSRTLSTLLLVVLAAFLWRHWHAFSEYLHRFLLHPR is encoded by the exons ATGATGAAGCGAGGCACCAGCCTGCAGAGCCGCCGCGGCAAGGCGGGGGTCGCCGGGGACGCCCCCCAGAAAGGGAGCCCCCAGATTCACCGGCGCAGCACCCACGAGGCCCTGCTGCAGGCTGGCCGCCCTCGCTCCTCCTCCACCACCGACACGCCCAGCAGCCCCGCCCTGGCCGACATGCTCATCACATCCGGTTACCATTCGACCGAGGAACCCGACAAG CCGGATCGCTACGACGGCTCGGCTCCCGCCGCCTCGCCCAACGCCGTCTCCTGCGGCGCCGACGGCTACGACGCGGTGGACAGCACGCCGGACCCTCAGCGCACAAAGCAGGCCATCGCCCAACTGCAGCAGAAGATCCTCAAGCTGACCGAACAAATCAAAATCGAGCAGACGGCGCGCGACGACAACGTGGCCGAGTACCTGAAACTGGCCAACAACGCCGACAAGCTGCAGAGCGTGCGGATCAAGCAGGTGTTTGAGAAGAAGAACCAGAAGTCCTCTCAGACCATCCAGCATCTGCAGAAGAAGCTGGAGAACTACCACCGCAAGCTCCGCGAGGTGGAGCACAACGGCATCCCACGCCAGCCCAAAGACGTCCTGCGAGACATGCACCAGGGCCTGAAAGACGTCGGCGCCAAG GTGACGGGCGGCCTTTCCAGCATTTCGCACGCCACTCACTCAGCAGCCGGAGCCGTGGTGTCCAAGCCGAGAGAATTCGCTTTCCTCATCCGCAACAAGTTCGGGAGCGCCGACAACATCGCCGCCCTCAAAGATTCCCTGGACGAGACGCCGGGCGACGACGGGGTCGGCCCCGGCGGCATGAGGACCCTGGCCGCCGGCCACCTGCAGTCCAGTCCAAAGTACGACAGCGAGGACGACTGCTCCAGTGCCACGTCGGGCTCCGCGGGGGCCAACAGCATGACCGGAGGCCCCGGGGGCCCCCCCAGCTCCAGGGGGAACACGCTCGATCCTTCTCAGGCATCGGGGTTCGACGCCATAATCCACGAGATCCAAGAGCTGCGGGACAACCAAGGGCGACTCGAGGAGTCCTTTGACAATTTGAAGTCGCACTATCAACGCGACTACACGATGATCATGGAGGCTCTGCAGGAGGAGCGGTTCAG GTGCGAACGCTTGGAAGAGCAGCTCAACGATCTGACCGAGCTGCACCAGAACGAAATCCTCAACTTGAAACAGGAACTGGCCAGCATGGAGGAGAAGATCGCGTACCAGTCTAACGAGCGAGCCCGAGACATCCAG GAGGCGCTGGAGGCCTGCCAGACGCGCATCTCCAAGATGGAGCTgcagctgcagcagcagcagcagcaggtggtGCAGCTGGAGGGCCTGGAGAACGCCACGGCGCGCACGCTCCTGGGCAAGCTCATCAACGTGCTGCTGGCCGTCATGGCCGTGCTGCTGGTCTTCGTGTCCACGGTGGCCAACTGCGTGGTGCCGCTGATGAAGACGCGCAGCCGCACGCTCTCCACGCTGCTCCTCGTCGTCCTGGCGGCCTTCCTGTGGCGGCACTGGCACGCCTTCTCCGAGTACCTGCACCGCTTCCTGCTGCACCCCAGATGA
- the h1m gene encoding linker histone H1M isoform X1, with translation MPPKKRTVVLSEMPAASKALLPSKVARKSGSVTLRRISMHPGTSVMVVEALKELDSRKGVTKQAIQNFIKRKYPSVDNIRLKYFVGRALKKGLENGTLVHPANSPVTTSIIGRFRLAPKRKESKAKAENVEPNVQKASEEAPKTKAGGMKRAAADEVKSPKKKAAKGPSESKKDEEASPSKAAPAKKPKAKKAVTADVEAKVNVRSKAKSKEAAAAEKTKAKPKDVEAAEKTKAKPKDVEAAEKTKAKPKDVEAAEKTKAKPKDVEAAEKTKAKAKGAKGKAAKDSDKETAPKAAAKRGRKKNVE, from the exons ATGCCTCCTAAAAAGCGAACAGTAGTTCTCAGTGAAATGCCGGCTGCCAGCAAAGCTCTACTCCCCTCAAAAGTGGCGAGAAAGTCCG GTTCCGTGACTTTGCGTCGAATCTCCATGCACCCGGGCACGAGCGTCATGGTGGTCGAGGCGCTCAAAGAGCTGGACTCCAGAAAGGGGGTGACCAAACAGGCCATTCAGAACTTCATCAAGAGAAAGTATCCTTCCGTGGACAACATCCGCCTCAAGTACTTCGTCGGCAGAGCCCTCAAGAAAGGCCTAGAGAACGGCACCTTGGTGCACCCTGCCAACTCTCCAGTCACCACGAGCATCATTGGCAGATTTCGG ctTGCACCAAAGCGTAAAGAGTCCAAAGCAAAAGCGGAGAATGTGGAGCCCAATGTGCAAAAGGCATCAGAGGAAGCACCAAAGACTAAAGCTG gtggCATGAAGAGAGCTGCTGCAGATGAAGTAAAATCACCGAAGAAAAAG GCTGCAAAGGGTCCCAGTGAGTCCAAGAAAGACGAAGAGGCTTCCCCCTCCAAGGCAGCGCCAGCAAAGAAGCCCAAAGCTAAAAAAGCTGTCACTGCGGACGTTGAAGCTAAAGTAAATGTGAGGAGCAAAGCCAAGTCCAAGGAAGCTGCGGCCGCTGAGAAGACAAAAGCGAAGCCCAAAGATGTTGAGGCCGCTGAAAAGACAAAAGCGAAGCCCAAAGATGTTGAGGCCGCTGAGAAGACAAAAGCGAAGCCCAAAGATGTTGAGGCCGCTGAGAAGACAAAAGCGAAGCCCAAAGATGTTGAGGCCGCTGAGAAGACAAAAGCCAAGGCGAAGGGTGCAAAGGGTAAAGCTGCCAAAGATTCTGACAAAGAAACTGCACCTAAAGCTGCTGCGAAACGAGGCAGGAAGAAGAATGTAGAGTGA
- the h1m gene encoding linker histone H1M isoform X2, with translation MPPKKRTVVLSEMPAASKALLPSKVARKSGSVTLRRISMHPGTSVMVVEALKELDSRKGVTKQAIQNFIKRKYPSVDNIRLKYFVGRALKKGLENGTLVHPANSPVTTSIIGRFRLAPKRKESKAKAENVEPNVQKASEEAPKTKAGGMKRAAADEVKSPKKKAAKGPSESKKDEEASPSKAAPAKKPKAKKAVTADVEAKVNVRSKAKSKEAAAAEKTKAKPKDVEAAEKTKAKPKDVEAAEKTKAKAKGAKGKAAKDSDKETAPKAAAKRGRKKNVE, from the exons ATGCCTCCTAAAAAGCGAACAGTAGTTCTCAGTGAAATGCCGGCTGCCAGCAAAGCTCTACTCCCCTCAAAAGTGGCGAGAAAGTCCG GTTCCGTGACTTTGCGTCGAATCTCCATGCACCCGGGCACGAGCGTCATGGTGGTCGAGGCGCTCAAAGAGCTGGACTCCAGAAAGGGGGTGACCAAACAGGCCATTCAGAACTTCATCAAGAGAAAGTATCCTTCCGTGGACAACATCCGCCTCAAGTACTTCGTCGGCAGAGCCCTCAAGAAAGGCCTAGAGAACGGCACCTTGGTGCACCCTGCCAACTCTCCAGTCACCACGAGCATCATTGGCAGATTTCGG ctTGCACCAAAGCGTAAAGAGTCCAAAGCAAAAGCGGAGAATGTGGAGCCCAATGTGCAAAAGGCATCAGAGGAAGCACCAAAGACTAAAGCTG gtggCATGAAGAGAGCTGCTGCAGATGAAGTAAAATCACCGAAGAAAAAG GCTGCAAAGGGTCCCAGTGAGTCCAAGAAAGACGAAGAGGCTTCCCCCTCCAAGGCAGCGCCAGCAAAGAAGCCCAAAGCTAAAAAAGCTGTCACTGCGGACGTTGAAGCTAAAGTAAATGTGAGGAGCAAAGCCAAGTCCAAGGAAGCTGCG GCCGCTGAGAAGACAAAAGCGAAGCCCAAAGATGTTGAGGCCGCTGAGAAGACAAAAGCGAAGCCCAAAGATGTTGAGGCCGCTGAGAAGACAAAAGCCAAGGCGAAGGGTGCAAAGGGTAAAGCTGCCAAAGATTCTGACAAAGAAACTGCACCTAAAGCTGCTGCGAAACGAGGCAGGAAGAAGAATGTAGAGTGA
- the LOC144056271 gene encoding proline-rich transmembrane protein 3, with protein sequence MEFSSLLIIALALCQPSLGSFSDSVGRTQSTETIVSPASKVIRGNGSEQGSGNRLDSAIPPITEETRKQNELTSTGASTTTLPHSLTGATNTNSSVIILNHSSVKSQDTLLEGTRVDNNAQTGVGNPVETLVFSSVTNLPGSGRPCIQSPCVVLTNHNGTDLLWDDMRRTLAFAWEIHVFGSASLFILMASVAVLGLAGASTLPYPHCGALMLANSALVASGALRAVHLLLDPYGTRQIVSHTTLAALQNIPMQLFLWAQVTLTLVTPRRFKLFLFPVMLQQPQVVVGLVVSHCTALLAADLYFTAFFPLFPLLLQTLSLCWGLPFCLEILMKSICRSSIFLRSSLPRGAPLQRIERCAKRVTAVCACLGIMCCNLQICSLLWLYGLMGNWRRFGWCWWLSQFWARILELAWGSSLLVLASWIFWMPARGCSRREVSKRGKKTTSLWDKVLASVRKGKLKRTEKKWRRLMPNNLSKHNFSPASFSNMCPYDDQPSVIVSEYKRDPSGNNSYDSQATVMWQRFGERECILSLIEFDTRPPSPINLRRGADSALHHGQLLAGSLFTPPPPSWTYSDGESDTATFPPSYVDFGWMMDTESIPASLDHFQAREPTESNNAAIDHCCNWESEKRYQDEELSSKLSLSSHQNEWSDEDVTDL encoded by the exons atggagtttTCCTCTCTGCTCATCATTGCTCTTGCATTGTGTCAGCCTTCACTTGGAAGCTTTTCAGATTCAGTAGGAAGGACTCAAAGCACAGAGACCATCGTCAGTCCAGCGAGCAAAGTCATCAGAGGGAACGGCAGTGAGCAAGGCAGTGGAAATAGATTGGATAGTGCAATCCCTCCTATTACAGAGGAAACCAGAAAGCAAAACGAGTTGACATCAACTGGAGCCTCGACCACTACTCTACCTCACTCACTGACTGGAGCAACCAACACAAATTCTTCAGTTATAATACTCAATCACTCCAGTGTAAAATCACAGGACACTCTTTTGGAAGGCACAAGAGTTGATAATAATGCTCAAACAG GTGTTGGCAACCCTGTCGAAACCCTCGTCTTTTCCTCGGTGACCAATTTGCCAGGATCCGGACGGccctgcatccaaagtccttgCGTTGTTCTCACCAATCACAACGGCACCGACCTACTGTGGGACGACATGAGGCGCACGCTGGCGTTCGCCTGGGAAATCCACGTCTTCGGCTCGGCCAGCCTCTTCATCCTGATGGCGTCCGTGGCCGTTTTAGGGCTGGCCGGCGCCTCCACCCTCCCTTACCCCCACTGCGGTGCGCTGATGCTGGCGAACAGCGCCCTGGTTGCGAGTGGCGCTCTGCGGGCCGTTCACCTGCTATTGGATCCTTACGGTACTCGTCAGATCGTGTCTCACACCACGCTGGCAGCGCTGCAGAACATTCCCATGCAGCTGTTCCTGTGGGCTCAGGTCACCCTCACACTTGTCACTCCCAGGAGGTTCAAATTATTTCTTTTCCCAGTCATGTTGCAGCAGCCTCAGGTGGTTGTGGGGTTGGTCGTATCGCACTGCACTGCTTTGCTAGCAGCGGACTTATATTTCACGGCTTTCTTTCCACTCTTCCCTCTTTTGCTGCAGACTCTGTCACTCTGTTGGGGTCTTCCGTTTTGCCTAGAAATACTCATGAAGTCCATTTGCCGTTCAAGTATATTCCTCAGGTCATCACTTCCTCGCGGGGCCCCTTTACAAAGGATTGAGCGCTGCGCCAAGCGGGTAACGGCGGTGTGCGCCTGCCTTGGCATCATGTGCTGCAACCTTCAAATTTGTAGCCTTCTCTGGCTCTACGGCCTGATGGGCAACTGGAGGCGCTTCGGTTGGTGCTGGTGGCTCAGCCAATTTTGGGCCAGGATCCTTGAGTTAGCTTGGGGGTCCTCATTGCTGGTCTTGGCCTCCTGGATCTTCTGGATGCCCGCCAGGGGGTGTAGCAGGCGTGAGGTGTCTAAAAGAGGGAAGAAGACGACGAGCTTGTGGGACAAAGTCTTGGCCAGCGTCCGAAAAGGGAAACTGAAACGGACTGAGAAGAAATGGAGAAGGCTGATGCCAAATAACCTGTCAAAGCACAACTTCTCGCCAGCAAGTTTTAGCAACATGTGTCCATATGACGATCAACCATCTGTCATTGTATCAGAATACAAGCGTGACCCTTCTGGCAATAACAGCTACGACTCGCAGGCTACAGTCATGTGGCAAAGATTTGGCGAGCGAGAATGTATTCTCTCGCTTATAGAATTTGACACCAGGCCCCCGTCCCCCATTAACCTGAGACGCGGCGCTGACAGCGCTCTTCATCACGGACAGCTTTTGGCCGGAAGCCTGTTCACGCCTCCTCCACCCTCTTGGACGTATTCTGATGGAGAGAGTGACACGGCGACATTCCCCCCATCTTATGTTGATTTCGGCTGGATGATGGATACGGAATCCATCCCTGCGTCTCTGGACCACTTCCAAGCCAGAGAGCCCACAGAGTCAAACAATGCAGCCATTGATCACTGTTGTAATTGGGAGTCAGAAAAAAGATATCAGGATGAAGAACTTAGTTCAAAGTTGTCATTGTCGTCACATCAGAATGAATGGTCTGATGAGGATGTCACAGACCTTTAA
- the tmcc1b gene encoding transmembrane and coiled-coil domains protein 1b isoform X1, producing the protein MDQGCSEPCPDEADSGGRAEPEGGRRASESEHGLSKMTHNALENMGALGHGLKQLFQQQRRRSSVSPHDTANVSEAADVVSESGDARAPSALSLDSDGPAASAPPAALSRVLQQIRGAPPMMKRGTSLQSRRGKAGVAGDAPQKGSPQIHRRSTHEALLQAGRPRSSSTTDTPSSPALADMLITSGYHSTEEPDKPDRYDGSAPAASPNAVSCGADGYDAVDSTPDPQRTKQAIAQLQQKILKLTEQIKIEQTARDDNVAEYLKLANNADKLQSVRIKQVFEKKNQKSSQTIQHLQKKLENYHRKLREVEHNGIPRQPKDVLRDMHQGLKDVGAKVTGGLSSISHATHSAAGAVVSKPREFAFLIRNKFGSADNIAALKDSLDETPGDDGVGPGGMRTLAAGHLQSSPKYDSEDDCSSATSGSAGANSMTGGPGGPPSSRGNTLDPSQASGFDAIIHEIQELRDNQGRLEESFDNLKSHYQRDYTMIMEALQEERFRCERLEEQLNDLTELHQNEILNLKQELASMEEKIAYQSNERARDIQEALEACQTRISKMELQLQQQQQQVVQLEGLENATARTLLGKLINVLLAVMAVLLVFVSTVANCVVPLMKTRSRTLSTLLLVVLAAFLWRHWHAFSEYLHRFLLHPR; encoded by the exons ATGGATCAGGGTTGTAGTGAGCCGTGTCCAGACGAAGCGGACTCAGGAGGCCGGGCGGAGCCGGAGGGCGGTCGCAGGGCGTCGGAATCCGAGCATGGTTTGTCCAAAATGACCCACAACGCCCTGGAGAACATGGGAGCGTTGGGTCACGGCCTGAAGCAGCTCTTCCAGCAGCAGCGCCGACGCTCCTCCGTGTCCCCCCACGACACGGCCAACGTTTCCGAGGCCGCCGACGTCGTCTCGGAAAGCGGCGACGCCCGAGCCCCCTCGGCCCTCTCCTTGGATTCTGACGGCCCCGCCGCTTCCGCCCCTCCCGCAGCTCTGAGCCGCGTGCTGCAGCAGATCCGCGGTGCTCCGCCAATGATGAAGCGAGGCACCAGCCTGCAGAGCCGCCGCGGCAAGGCGGGGGTCGCCGGGGACGCCCCCCAGAAAGGGAGCCCCCAGATTCACCGGCGCAGCACCCACGAGGCCCTGCTGCAGGCTGGCCGCCCTCGCTCCTCCTCCACCACCGACACGCCCAGCAGCCCCGCCCTGGCCGACATGCTCATCACATCCGGTTACCATTCGACCGAGGAACCCGACAAG CCGGATCGCTACGACGGCTCGGCTCCCGCCGCCTCGCCCAACGCCGTCTCCTGCGGCGCCGACGGCTACGACGCGGTGGACAGCACGCCGGACCCTCAGCGCACAAAGCAGGCCATCGCCCAACTGCAGCAGAAGATCCTCAAGCTGACCGAACAAATCAAAATCGAGCAGACGGCGCGCGACGACAACGTGGCCGAGTACCTGAAACTGGCCAACAACGCCGACAAGCTGCAGAGCGTGCGGATCAAGCAGGTGTTTGAGAAGAAGAACCAGAAGTCCTCTCAGACCATCCAGCATCTGCAGAAGAAGCTGGAGAACTACCACCGCAAGCTCCGCGAGGTGGAGCACAACGGCATCCCACGCCAGCCCAAAGACGTCCTGCGAGACATGCACCAGGGCCTGAAAGACGTCGGCGCCAAG GTGACGGGCGGCCTTTCCAGCATTTCGCACGCCACTCACTCAGCAGCCGGAGCCGTGGTGTCCAAGCCGAGAGAATTCGCTTTCCTCATCCGCAACAAGTTCGGGAGCGCCGACAACATCGCCGCCCTCAAAGATTCCCTGGACGAGACGCCGGGCGACGACGGGGTCGGCCCCGGCGGCATGAGGACCCTGGCCGCCGGCCACCTGCAGTCCAGTCCAAAGTACGACAGCGAGGACGACTGCTCCAGTGCCACGTCGGGCTCCGCGGGGGCCAACAGCATGACCGGAGGCCCCGGGGGCCCCCCCAGCTCCAGGGGGAACACGCTCGATCCTTCTCAGGCATCGGGGTTCGACGCCATAATCCACGAGATCCAAGAGCTGCGGGACAACCAAGGGCGACTCGAGGAGTCCTTTGACAATTTGAAGTCGCACTATCAACGCGACTACACGATGATCATGGAGGCTCTGCAGGAGGAGCGGTTCAG GTGCGAACGCTTGGAAGAGCAGCTCAACGATCTGACCGAGCTGCACCAGAACGAAATCCTCAACTTGAAACAGGAACTGGCCAGCATGGAGGAGAAGATCGCGTACCAGTCTAACGAGCGAGCCCGAGACATCCAG GAGGCGCTGGAGGCCTGCCAGACGCGCATCTCCAAGATGGAGCTgcagctgcagcagcagcagcagcaggtggtGCAGCTGGAGGGCCTGGAGAACGCCACGGCGCGCACGCTCCTGGGCAAGCTCATCAACGTGCTGCTGGCCGTCATGGCCGTGCTGCTGGTCTTCGTGTCCACGGTGGCCAACTGCGTGGTGCCGCTGATGAAGACGCGCAGCCGCACGCTCTCCACGCTGCTCCTCGTCGTCCTGGCGGCCTTCCTGTGGCGGCACTGGCACGCCTTCTCCGAGTACCTGCACCGCTTCCTGCTGCACCCCAGATGA
- the LOC144056503 gene encoding transcriptional regulator QRICH1-like has product MNEQEAGVVSFDEYVRQKARTVPQHRMKEFLESLSKGELSQEGGTTTTTTTTAAAMVYQEQTNNCVYTDSTEVAGSLLELACPVQLTSAEISPQLSMHSEPEQQLQVQVQIQEQPVLQMATSAQQDMQGMSTSQLVPQEELTEEQQQQIQAQLVAAVSGEQQIQLASGHQIQLQGTQQIQLADGQHIQLEAGQQIQLQGGQQIQLPGGQHIQLQGGQQIQLQDGQQIQLQGGQQIQLPDGQQIQLQTGQQIQLQDGQQIQLPSGQHIQLQGGQQIQLQDGRQIQLMGGQHIQLQDGQQIQLPDGQQIHIQTIEAISPPQQQNSPRETERRLGTVSSVLPPAKKRKVDAPLTVSYAVPQGQQVATVIAIPQGQQQNYVSLRPDLLTVDSTQLYSATGTITGPTGETWTIPVYSTAQQQGVTHIAIPQETYNTVQLAAANGKPGSLARSADVQAVSSGTQEEIVQTLFPAQFMNGNIHIPVAVQTVGGTYNTTQSVHIWDPSQQQNQDDGNEQQLHLQEQGESEGNVEPSAEILVPVSLKPEEGLEVWQLWVKRKNDELSKQDKTKLAPIGRRQPLRFQEDLISSAVAELSLGLALMTQEARGSEEEQFTPDVLYYVFLCIQKYLFENGRVDDVFSDPYYTRFCESLHKLLTGWKPSVHPLGYIIPSHVTEEMLWECKQLGAHSPWTLLTTLMYFNTKCFRLLTPEQHLKVAFSKVLRHTRKNPTNTKDKATTIRLLKGQSSHKGPDDLYDEQIEDPENPLRCPIKLYDFYLFKCPQSVKGRNDTYYMTPEPVVAPNSPMWYSSQPLTSQQVEQTLARILVVREIQEIIGAGSES; this is encoded by the exons ATGAACGAGCAGGAGGCTGGTGTGGTTTCATTTGACGAATACGTGCGCCAGAAGGCCCGAACTGTACCCCAGCACAGGATGAAGGAGTTCTTGGAGTCTCTTTCCAAGGGGGAGTTAAGTCAGGAAGGAGGAACGACCACCACCACTACCACCACCGCAGCAGCTATGGTCTACCAGGAGCAGACCAACAACTGCGTCTACACTGACAGCACGGAGGTGGCTGGCTCGCTCTTGGAGCTGGCTTGTCCA GTACAGCTGACCTCAGCAGAGATTTCACCTCAGCTTTCCATGCATTCAGAACCAGAACAACAGCTTCAAGTGCAG GTTCAGATCCAGGAGCAGCCAGTCCTGCAGATGGCCACATCGGCTCAACAGGACATGCAAGGAATGTCAACTTCTCAACTTGTGCCGCAAGAAGAGCTCACagaggagcagcagcagcag ATTCAGGCACAGCTGGTAGCGGCTGTAAGCGGAGAGCAACAGATTCAGTTGGCAAGTGGTCACCAAATCCAGCTGCAAGGTACGCAGCAGATCCAACTGGCGGACGGCCAGCATATTCAACTGGAGGCTGGCCAACAGATTCAGCTCCAAGGCGGACAGCAGATTCAGCTGCCGGGTGGTCAGCACATTCAGCTCCAGGGCGGGCAACAGATTCAGCTCCAAGATGGACAGCAGATCCAACTGCAGGGCGGACAGCAGATCCAACTCCCAGATGGACAGCAGATTCAGCTGCAGACCGGACAGCAGATTCAATTGCAAGACGGGCAGCAAATTCAGCTGCCAAGTGGCCAACACATCCAGCTTCAAGGCGGACAACAGATTCAACTCCAAGATGGACGTCAGATTCAACTCATGGGAGGGCAGCACATCCAACTACAAGATGGACAACAGATCCAATTACCAGACGGACAACAGATCCACATCCAAACCATAGAGGCCATATCTCCTCCGCAGCAACAGAACTCTCCCAGGGAGACCGAGAGGCGGCTTGGGACCGTCTCATCTGTTCTTCCGCCCGCCAAGAAGCGCAAGGTCGACGCCCCCTTGACGGTGTCCTACGCCGTTCCGCAGGGGCAGCAAGTGGCCACAGTCATCGCCATCCCTCAAGGGCAGCAGCAAAACTACGTGTCCCTGAGACCCGATCTGCTCACAGTCGACAGCACTCAGCTGTACAGCGCCACCGGGACGATCACGGGCCCCACGGGGGAGACGTGGACCATCCCCGTGTACTCCACCGCTCAGCAGCAGGGCGTGACTCACATCGCCATACCGCAGGAGACGTACAACACGGTGCAACTCGCCGCCGCCAACGGCAAGCCCGGCTCCTTGGCGAGGTCGGCGGATGTGCAGGCCGTGTCGAGCGGGACGCAGGAAGAAATAGTACAGACGCTGTTTCCCGCTCAGTTTATGAATGGCAACATTCACATCCCAGTAGCTGTCCAGACTGTCGGAGGGACTTACAATACAACACAGTCGGTGCACATATGGGACCCCAGTCAGCAACAGAATCAAGATGATGGAAATGAACAACAACTCCATCTTCAg GAACAAGGAGAATCCGAAGGTAATGTTGAACCGTCTGCAGAAATTTTAGTTCCCGTCTCTCTGAAGCCCGAAGAGGGCTTGGAGGTTTGGCAGCTTTGggtgaagaggaaaaatgacGAGCTAAGCAAGCAGGACAAAACCAAGCTTGCACCCATTGGAC GTCGCCAACCGCTGCGTTTTCAGGAAGACTTGATCTCCAGTGCAGTAGCCGAGCTGAGTCTTGGTCTTGCCCTGATGACGCAGGAGGCCCGAGGATCAGAAGAGGAACAATTCACTCCAGATGTTCTTTATTATGTCTTCTTATGTATACAAAAG tatCTCTTTGAAAATGGACGTGTGGATGATGTTTTCTCTGATCCATACTACACTCGATTCTGCGAGAGTTTACATAAACTCCTGACTGGTTGGAAGCCCAGTGTCCATCCTCtag GTTACATCATTCCGAGTCATGTGACAGAAGAGATGCTGTGGGAATGTAAACAGCTTGGTGCACATTCACCTTGGACTTTGTTAACAACGCTGATGTACTTTAACACAAA GTGTTTTCGTCTGCTAACACCTGAGCAGCACCTGAAGGTGGCCTTCTCTAAGGTCTTAAGACACACTAGGAAGAACCCCACCAATACAAAGGACAAAGCAACTACGATCCGCCTTCTGAAAGGGCAAAGTTCACATAAAG GACCAGATGACTTATATGACGAGCAGATTGAGGATCCAGAGAATCCACTTCGTTGTCCGATTAAACTTTACGACTTCTATCTCTTCAAATG CCCTCAAAGCGTCAAAGGTCGCAACGACACGTACTACATGACGCCGGAGCCCGTCGTGGCGCCAAACAGTCCCATGTGGTACTCGTCTCAGCCCCTCACAAGTCAGCAGGTGGAGCAAACGCTGGCGCGCATCCTAGTGGTCCGAGAGATCCAAGAGATCATCGGCGCCGGTTCCGAGAGTTAA